Below is a genomic region from Lutra lutra chromosome 5, mLutLut1.2, whole genome shotgun sequence.
GTGTGGACTATGGTCTCCCAATCCAAACCATAGCCTAGAAGAGTACAGAACCATATGGTTCCAGAACTGCCTGAGAAACCTTTTCCTTACAAATACTCACTCAAGAATTTGAAATGTTGTACCCCAAATACCAGCTAACTCAGTATATGTATAAAAGCTATGTTGCTCGTCTTTGATGCCTTCACAAATTATAGtaatttcataaaatgaactCAACCAGATCACAACTTGATTTAAGAAATCTTACGATAGTAAGTGTAAAAGCAATACTTCTCACATGGAGCTCCCCAGTTTACAAATCATGTTCACGTACAATGCCTCTTTTGATCTTGCCAACACAGCTGGGAAGGCAAAATGGAAGATGATCATTCCCTATTCTGCATATTAGCAAAACagagctcagaaaggttaagatATTTGCATTAGGCTGCAAAGCTACCATCACGAGCTGAAACTAGAGCCCAGGTCTTCTTATTCCAATACTACTGTTCTTTCAACTAGACCTCAGTGCCTCAGTGAAAATGACCTGTGTGCCCCTCAGGAGGATTTTAGCATCCCTGGAACACTGAGTCAGACCTCAGAAAGCTAGCTTTAAGCAGGGGCCCTAGGAATAGAGTGCTAGGTTCAGAACCTGCTGTTGAGCTCTCTGTCAGCTCAACTTCAGGAGACTTGAAAGCTGTTGCTCCCACGGATCCCAAACCGGCAGCATAGAGCATCTGATTACCCACTTGCTAAGTAGGCTTTTCTAAAGTTTTGAGCATGTGCAGAGCaaaactctctcttctctcctccagaTGCTCTTACAAAGCACAGAAGAAATGTCTCAATAGAGGTACGTGCAACTTAcaggaaagcaaagagaataaaagattAACTTTCAATTTTCCAATAGAAAAAAGTATCCCTGGCGAACGCCTTGAATCAATTGTGTTGTCAGGCTTTTTTCTTACAAGAATTAAGTCCCTCAAatattactctttctttttttaagctctaGATTTTCTGTCCAAATGGTGAACAATAGTAGCCAATAGGTTTGTTGTTCTAACACCGGTAGTCAACAGTGAACCACACCGAGAGCAGATGTGAAACGGGTGGACAGCAGCGTGCCTGACTTAGAGTTAGGAAGCTTTCGTATATTCATGATGACCCAAGGTAGAAGTGTACCAAGTGATACAACTGGGTGCCTCCTGGGTGCCCTTTCCGCACAGGTAGATATCTCGTGGTTCCCTCTACATGGTTGTCATGAATTTgccacacagagaaaatgaaaactctacTGGATGGCCCCTTCTAGCAGTTAAGTGTCTAAAACAATCTGCATAATCTTTCTATGACCCACACTTAAACACTCAGCATATTTCCTCTCACGGGATTGACTGAGTTGGGCTAAGAAAATAAACTTGGCGTGCAGTCAGCCCACCTAAACTTTAGTACTGGTCTTTTACAATTTTTCTGCTCAGTTCTACTCACTACTCATGTTCTAACAACACATGAAATACtgtaagaagaaacagaatggtcatgccagagagaggcagaggtttCTGGCTACTAGTACTACTAGTACTGGATTCAGAGTTCCATGTATCTCCTTCATTTGCAGCTAACTACAGAGCCCATGCTGGAATCCAGTCTCCAGAGTTCAAATTCCCTCTCTGCTTCTAGCCAGCTGAATGACCTTAGATAGGTGACATATACTACTCTCGAAGCGtcactgtcctcatctgtaaaacagggctGATGGAGTAGCTGCACACACAGAGCTCCTGTGAGGACTAGGGAGACAACTCAAAAGCTCACACAACACGGTGCCGTTACTGAGACCTCAGGAACTGAGGGCCAGTGCTATCAGGCCACAATGCCTCACTGGTTAGTGAAAAAAGGAAGTATCATTCACTggtataagaaaaaaagcaagttcatcagacatttggggggaaaatgcgTAAGTCTCTTGTATTTTTTCAACTAGAATCACCTTTGAAATTTCCATTACTGGCTATCTCCCCTATGTACTTCCTCAATATCTCTCTTATCAAATGAGCAAACCCAAAGTGGCAAAATATGcccactgattaaaaaaaacaccaccaccaaaaaccATAAGCGACATtaagaacagagaaggaaaggaaggaggaaaaaaaataacacagtttaagtagaagaaagaaaaagacatcatAGTGCTATTCAGAAAGGACAAGCACAGGTGCTTATGATCTCAAGAAGTATTATCCTTCAGAGACAGAAATAGACAAGCAAAGAAGTgttttagttttgtctttttttttttttaagaccaggCTTTTGGGTCTCCTAATTTGAAAAATCACTAATTATGTGGTAAAAGTAAACCCAATACCACTATCAAAGTAATCAGGCCACTACTGGCTTCAAAACATTGTATTATGTACAactttaataaatgtatatttgagcagctttatgaaaaaaataaactcttatacaatattaatttcaggaaGGAAAATACTAAACTACTATAAAATAATGGTTGAAACAAACTTGACCTTTTCAATCAAGTTGGATTCCTTATTTACAAGTTGTGTGAGTTTCTGCAGATTTGCATCTACCGTTTCTTGTCCAGCAGGAGAGATGCCTAAGAAGCCAGGACAGaaatcagaaagacagaaaattttgAAAGTCTTTAAAGCTGTTTAGACTGAAAGAATTTTGAGTCTCTCCACCCTCCCAAGTATGCCaccctccaaaaaataaataaataaataaaaccaggcAAAATGAAAAACGATTATGGGTTTAAAGGCAAAGTTAAAAGAGATAGTAATGCTCCCAAACCAAACCCTAAACAAAAAGACTACATTAGTCTATTAAGTAGACAGCCAAGTGTTATGCAGTTAGCAAGTGTAGTTAGTCAAAGAGCACAGCAGTCCTCATATCCTTCTTAAATTTGAGTTGTACCTTTTCCCCACTCATACCAAATAAGCCTTTAGTCACAATGACTGGGACAGCATTCTAAGGCAGCGACTCTGAAACGGCCCCCAACCAGGCATTCACAGTATTTGGagggacttaaaaaaatacagattcctgggctccaTGCCTGTGAGATGCTAATTCAGTAAATCTGACAAAGGAGCCAAAATTCTGTATTTGTTCTCTAGCCAGGTTTGCTAATCACTGTTCCAGAGTAACAAGGCTGAACGGTACTTAGTTTCATGACTCTCAAACTGCTAACCCCTCGCTCTCTACCAAACACACAACCCACCCTGAAAAACAAACTGTCCCTAAGCCAGTTACCCTTGcaacttctgtttctttaaaaggaCAGTCTCTGCCAACTCTCCCAATACAAATTTTGTATCCCAATCACTTAAGCACAAGGTCCCACACTCCCAAGGAACCATATCCTAAGTGACGGGTACCCTCTATTTACAATACCTCCAGTCTGATGCAATCAGTTTTCAAGTAGTGGAATCATGGGAGTGTACCTCCCCCAAATCAATCTGCTGCTTTCTGTTCACGCAGGAAAATGCTAGaagcaacatttaaaataattgccCATTTGTGTTAGGATAAATGCTATCTTTCAGCAGGGACTCAATAAATACCTGTGgttaacttttagaagaaaatgatcCACTTCAAAGGggcaatttttaaagaagaacaagaggcaagaTATGTATAAAATCTAGAAGAACAGACAAAAGGCAAACatctatttctctatttaaagTAGAATTAACACATGGGAATAAATTCGGAAAAAATGCAACTGTTTTAAGTGCTACAATTCAACATTTAAAGACAATACACAAATTTCTTCAATAAGTCATGAATTTTGCTTATACGTCCATTGGAAAATATGCAGATATTCTACGCAAACACAGATTAGCTGAAGAGGGGCCAGCTTACCTCCAAGACTAAGCCTAAAATAACTGTTTAGGATGTCATCACAAAAGCGGCACAGGTTGGAGAGCTGTTTCAGATGTTCTTGTAACTGAACTTTAGGAAAGCGTACTTTATAAAGTGGCGCGAGGAAACCAAACACATAGGCATCCAAGGTAGATggcctaaaaataaattaaggattttttaaaaaacacataggAAAATACTAACTTAggattatgttaaaaatattttttctcaaatccGTCTGCCAATTCTGGAGTATATAATATAGCCTTTTAAAAGGTTTACTACATATTTTTGCTTATGAAAATGATGCAATGAATGAGGGTTATATTCAGTAGTTTTTTTAATACTgtaaccatttattttattaagaagaaAAGTTATAAATTAAAGATGCATGTTTACTCACAAGTGTTACGTACAGATAGGAGACAGGGTGGGAATAGccttagatattttaaattcacaCAGATAGCAAGCATATGGAGTCAATGTTTGATTACCATGGACAGAAAAAGTTCACTAGAGTAATCcattaaatctttttcttaaagtaaaaaacTCATAAAGGGGGGCAAGAGGACTTGCTTTAGGTAACTGTTTATTGACTACATGCATACAAAACATCAGAATGACTTTGAAGGGAATGCACTCACGTATCTCCAAAGAAAAACTGAGATGTTCCCAATCTGTTTGACAGAAGATTTAGGCACTCCTTGGCATCTCTGTATATCTATAAGGATAAAATAACAACTCAAAAGTAGGAAGGACGCTCTAGAACTCCTTTTAGGCAAGCATTTAGGTACTTTCATCTCTGCTGCTTCTCGTGTTCCTCCTCTGGAGGTCCCTTGCTTTGAAAGTAATGCCAACCATACCTGAGCTTCCACTTCTCGGAGGTGGTAGAGAGGAGGCTCTCCTCTGGTCAGAAGAATTCTATTTAGTGCTCCCTTAGACATCCTTCCAGGCAGAATCAAACTCAAGGGAAAAGGAATTCGTGAAGCAAACCATGGCTTTGTCACAGTAAAGTAATTGTCACTCTCAACCCAGAATGTGTGAAgctgcaaaacaaacaaaaacaactaaaaaccaaaaccaaacaaaacaaaaacaaaaaacaaacaacccccctccaatcaaaaaaccaaaacaaaaccaaaaacaaacccacTACAAGCATgttcttttattaaaagaaaggtCATCCGATCAAATGAAAGTTTTTGATAAACATCTTTCTCTAAAGTAGCTTCATCCAACTTTCCCAATTTGAATGACTCAAGtataaaacaagattttaaacACATACATCTGTTGATTGCTGTATCCCACGCACCCAGAACAAGGCCTGGCATATATccgctcaataaatatttgttgaatgaatgagttataCTTAGCTGAATTCTATACATGGGAGCAACAAACTCCATCTtccataaataaatttatttccaaaatgacaTTATCTTTCACTTCATTGTTTCATGTCCTAGTTGAATGTCTAACAATCCAGTTGCACAGTAACATAGAATCAAGATGAATACATACATGAAACTTCCTCTCTTAAGCCTTTTTCACTATGCTCCTTCTAAATAGACTGAAGTATATTTTTAGTAGGTCACTACAATACCAATGCTCACCACTGCAGGAAGAAGCTTCTCTTCGATGAGAGCAATGTAAGCCAGGGTATCTGCCCCCTGTTTTGCTGAGAGTTCATAATCAGCATTATACTTCTATTAGAAAACATACAACCAAAAAAACTTGAGAAGTCAAGGGCATCCGAAAACAGGGAAGCTAAATAATATCCTTCCTCAAAAATGGCAAATATGATATTAAAAGGCAGAACGATAAATACAAAATCAGTGACAAATGCAGCTTGATGCAAATAAAGTTCTTAGCACAACATCACACACACGGTAAGGTCAataaatattgttctttttttttaactgctatTATTTAATGATTGTTTATGACCTAAGTTTTGTTAGTGCTTGCCATATAGTGCAAACTTAATAAATAGaagctattatttttaacaataaggAAGAAGTTCTAATTGGATGCATTTTTCcccatgagaaaagaaagaaaaccccccAATTTAAAACCGTTCTAAATTTTGTTGACATAGGACtgacttttttaagaaaagtattgtCAAAACCAATTATAACTTTGGTATTTATAGAAGTCTTTACATGTTTAAATATTCTGGATACATTATACAAATCTTTACATGCTTGCCCATTTTAGATACATTACTTCATGAAACATTTAATTGCAACTCTCCAGTtaagtgttctttaaaaataaactagttGCTAGCTGGTGGGAACTCAGATGTCATATGCAGCAGAAAGTGTGTAGCAGCTTGTGACTAAATTGACAATCGTATCAGTAAGTGTAATCGTGAAGATGGCTTCATTGAATCTGCCTAAACTTAAATCCTAATGTCTAAACTTGTCTAAACTTAAATCCAGAAcagtatatgaaaatataaattgagtGTACTTCACTATATGACTTTCATATCACAATACAACTCATGATTCAGAGCAGTAATTCTCAAGTCCAGTTTTATACCAAACCTGAGGTATCTCCAATTATCTActgatttgatttaaaaaaattttttaaaaaaactttacaatgtttttatttttgttgtttttaagtaacaTGCAGGGAACATGTTAAAAATGAACCACCCacctgttttcttaaaaagtttaGTATTTTTGCAGGCTGAGAAACAATGTTGTCTTCAGTTGTCAAAATTGGTACATCTCCTATAACCAAAAA
It encodes:
- the MTX3 gene encoding metaxin-3 isoform X5, coding for MAAPLELSCWGGGWGLPSVHSESLVVMAYAKFSGAPLKVNVIDNTWRGSRGDVPILTTEDNIVSQPAKILNFLRKQKYNADYELSAKQGADTLAYIALIEEKLLPAVLHTFWVESDNYFTVTKPWFASRIPFPLSLILPGRMSKGALNRILLTRGEPPLYHLREVEAQIYRDAKECLNLLSNRLGTSQFFFGDTPSTLDAYVFGFLAPLYKVRFPKVQLQEHLKQLSNLCRFCDDILNSYFRLSLGDG
- the MTX3 gene encoding metaxin-3 isoform X1; this encodes MAAPLELSCWGGGWGLPSVHSESLVVMAYAKFSGAPLKVNVIDNTWRGSRGDVPILTTEDNIVSQPAKILNFLRKQKYNADYELSAKQGADTLAYIALIEEKLLPAVLHTFWVESDNYFTVTKPWFASRIPFPLSLILPGRMSKGALNRILLTRGEPPLYHLREVEAQIYRDAKECLNLLSNRLGTSQFFFGDTPSTLDAYVFGFLAPLYKVRFPKVQLQEHLKQLSNLCRFCDDILNSYFRLSLGGISPAGQETVDANLQKLTQLVNKESNLIEKMDDNLRQSPQLPPRKLPTLKLTPAEEESNSLQRLSP
- the MTX3 gene encoding metaxin-3 isoform X4 — protein: MAAPLELSCWGGGWGLPSVHSESLVVMAYAKFSGAPLKVNVIDNTWRGSRGDVPILTTEDNIVSQPAKILNFLRKQKYNADYELSAKQGADTLAYIALIEEKLLPAVLHTFWVESDNYFTVTKPWFASRIPFPLSLILPGRMSKGALNRILLTRGEPPLYHLREVEAQIYRDAKECLNLLSNRLGTSQFFFGDTPSTLDAYVFGFLAPLYKVRFPKVQLQEHLKQLSNLCRFCDDILNSYFRLSLGECTVAYWNFTLRMRI
- the MTX3 gene encoding metaxin-3 isoform X3, with amino-acid sequence MAAPLELSCWGGGWGLPSVHSESLVVMAYAKFSGAPLKVNVIDNTWRGSRGDVPILTTEDNIVSQPAKILNFLRKQKYNADYELSAKQGADTLAYIALIEEKLLPAVLHTFWVESDNYFTVTKPWFASRIPFPLSLILPGRMSKGALNRILLTRGEPPLYHLREVEAQIYRDAKECLNLLSNRLGTSQFFFGDTPSTLDAYVFGFLAPLYKVRFPKVQLQEHLKQLSNLCRFCDDILNSYFRLSLGAFSCVNRKQQIDLGEVHSHDSTT
- the MTX3 gene encoding metaxin-3 isoform X2, giving the protein MAAPLELSCWGGGWGLPSVHSESLVVMAYAKFSGAPLKVNVIDNTWRGSRGDVPILTTEDNIVSQPAKILNFLRKQKYNADYELSAKQGADTLAYIALIEEKLLPAVLHTFWVESDNYFTVTKPWFASRIPFPLSLILPGRMSKGALNRILLTRGEPPLYHLREVEAQIYRDAKECLNLLSNRLGTSQFFFGDTPSTLDAYVFGFLAPLYKVRFPKVQLQEHLKQLSNLCRFCDDILNSYFRLSLGGISPAGQETVDANLQKLTQLVNKESNLIEKSVQLPIGTSPFGCVFDRKLAFGLCIV